In Hyphomicrobium denitrificans 1NES1, one DNA window encodes the following:
- the fabZ gene encoding 3-hydroxyacyl-ACP dehydratase FabZ, whose product MDDKAKAGKALGTADIATVMKLLPHRYPFLLVDRIYDMDRDESCVGVKNVTINEPFFQGHFPQFPVMPGVLIIEGLAQTAGALCVSNVGENYRAELVYFMGIDNAKFRKPVLPGDQLHYHVKKIRNRGRVWRFRGEAKVNGQVVAEAEISAMLADSADARAFASKNG is encoded by the coding sequence ATGGACGACAAGGCCAAGGCAGGCAAAGCGCTCGGAACCGCGGATATCGCGACCGTCATGAAGCTCCTGCCGCATCGTTATCCGTTTCTGCTTGTCGATCGCATCTACGACATGGACCGGGACGAGAGCTGCGTCGGCGTCAAGAACGTCACGATCAACGAGCCGTTCTTCCAGGGACATTTCCCGCAGTTTCCGGTGATGCCGGGCGTGCTCATCATCGAAGGTCTGGCGCAGACGGCGGGCGCGCTCTGCGTCTCGAATGTCGGCGAAAATTATCGCGCCGAGCTCGTCTATTTCATGGGCATCGACAATGCCAAGTTCCGCAAGCCCGTGTTGCCAGGCGATCAGCTCCACTACCACGTCAAGAAAATCCGTAACCGTGGGCGCGTCTGGCGCTTTCGTGGCGAGGCGAAGGTGAACGGGCAGGTCGTGGCGGAAGCGGAAATCAGCGCCATGCTCGCCGATAGCGCCGATGCTCGCGCATTTGCGAGCAAAAATGGCTGA
- the lpxA gene encoding acyl-ACP--UDP-N-acetylglucosamine O-acyltransferase, translated as MAEANVHPTAIVEDGARLGPGVRVGPFCIVGPNASLGEGVELISHVVVAGTTDIGARTRIFPFASIGHQPQDLKYKGEPCSLTIGADCLIREGVTMNPGTEGGGSVTTVGDNCAFLANSHVGHDCRVGNGVIFSNNVMLAGHCTVGDYAIIGGGAAVIQFARVGHHSFVGGMSGLENDLIPYGMALGNRAYLSGLNIVGLQRRGFSRADIHDLRRAYRLLFAAEGTLIERMEDVAEEFAGHASVQEILAFIREGGKRSLCTPKNGAEG; from the coding sequence ATGGCTGAGGCGAACGTCCACCCGACCGCCATCGTCGAGGATGGCGCGCGGCTTGGCCCTGGCGTGAGGGTCGGCCCCTTTTGCATCGTCGGGCCGAATGCGAGCCTCGGTGAGGGCGTCGAGCTGATCAGCCATGTGGTCGTGGCGGGTACGACGGACATCGGTGCGCGGACGCGGATTTTCCCGTTCGCCTCGATCGGGCATCAGCCTCAGGATCTCAAATACAAGGGCGAACCGTGCTCGCTGACGATCGGCGCCGACTGCCTGATCCGCGAAGGCGTGACGATGAATCCCGGCACCGAAGGCGGTGGCTCGGTGACGACGGTTGGCGATAACTGCGCCTTCCTGGCGAACAGCCACGTCGGCCACGACTGCCGCGTCGGCAACGGCGTCATCTTCTCGAACAACGTCATGTTGGCGGGCCATTGCACAGTCGGCGATTATGCGATCATCGGCGGCGGCGCAGCCGTCATCCAGTTCGCGCGCGTCGGGCACCACAGCTTCGTCGGCGGTATGTCGGGTCTCGAGAACGATCTCATTCCTTACGGCATGGCGCTTGGCAATCGTGCCTACCTTTCAGGGCTCAATATCGTTGGTTTGCAGCGTCGCGGTTTTTCGCGCGCCGACATTCACGACTTGCGCCGCGCCTACCGATTGCTCTTTGCTGCAGAAGGTACGCTCATCGAGCGCATGGAGGATGTTGCCGAGGAGTTCGCCGGCCATGCATCCGTTCAGGAAATTCTGGCCTTCATCCGCGAGGGCGGCAAACGTTCGCTGTGCACGCCGAAGAACGGCGCGGAAGGCTGA
- a CDS encoding LpxI family protein, with protein sequence MTGPADRIGIIAGSGSLPREVAENIVSRGGSVHVVMVSGAADASLAMFPHTVVNWAQPGRATAALKTAGVRDVVLLGGFQRPDFRTARPDLAFFQALPSVLRFLKAGGDDAVLRGLVALFERRGLNIVGVRDVANDLTVAEGVLAGPALSVQNAADAEKGFALIAALGRYDIGQAAVVANGRVEAIEGAEGTDRMLRRVAEVRRATGAAGSGGVLVKRPKPGQDLRVDLPAIGPNTIENVAAAGLSGVAVMAEHVLAAERDRMMAIAEARGVSVVGMSQGQKHSAPSGEAVGGAFGWLGSVPIDARGVADIRRGAGILAVVSAFDTSTAVVLDRGRVMAAGTAERPVEVVERAAGLRKGDGRRGVVVIDPSQRLDEALLRTSDRYKFAGVAMVGDPMNTAISSAVVQLADSLGMFIAEVGNPSHDGARGRA encoded by the coding sequence ATGACGGGGCCGGCGGATCGCATCGGGATTATCGCGGGCTCCGGGTCGCTGCCGCGCGAGGTCGCGGAAAATATCGTCAGCCGCGGCGGTAGCGTTCACGTTGTCATGGTCAGCGGCGCAGCTGATGCGTCGCTCGCGATGTTTCCTCATACGGTGGTGAATTGGGCGCAGCCCGGCCGCGCGACGGCGGCGCTGAAGACTGCGGGCGTTCGCGACGTCGTCCTGCTCGGCGGGTTTCAGAGGCCAGATTTTCGCACCGCGCGGCCTGATTTGGCGTTCTTCCAGGCTCTTCCCTCGGTGCTGCGCTTTTTGAAGGCGGGTGGCGACGACGCCGTGCTGCGCGGGCTCGTCGCTCTGTTCGAGCGACGCGGTCTCAATATCGTCGGCGTTCGCGATGTGGCGAACGATCTGACCGTTGCCGAAGGCGTGCTGGCCGGGCCTGCATTGTCGGTGCAAAACGCGGCCGACGCTGAAAAGGGCTTTGCTCTGATCGCGGCGCTCGGACGGTATGATATCGGACAGGCAGCGGTGGTCGCCAACGGCCGTGTCGAAGCCATCGAAGGCGCGGAAGGGACAGACCGCATGCTGAGGCGCGTTGCCGAGGTTCGCCGCGCGACTGGCGCGGCTGGGAGCGGCGGCGTCCTCGTCAAACGGCCGAAGCCAGGGCAGGATCTGCGCGTCGATTTACCCGCTATCGGTCCGAACACGATCGAGAACGTCGCTGCTGCCGGACTGTCGGGCGTCGCGGTGATGGCGGAGCATGTGCTGGCCGCCGAGCGGGACCGGATGATGGCGATTGCGGAGGCGCGCGGCGTGTCCGTCGTCGGAATGTCCCAAGGTCAGAAACATAGCGCTCCGTCCGGAGAAGCGGTCGGTGGAGCGTTCGGCTGGCTCGGTTCGGTCCCGATCGATGCGCGCGGGGTGGCCGACATCCGGCGCGGGGCGGGAATTCTGGCTGTCGTGTCCGCGTTCGACACGAGCACAGCGGTTGTCCTTGATCGCGGGCGCGTCATGGCCGCCGGCACGGCGGAACGGCCCGTCGAAGTCGTCGAACGCGCGGCTGGCCTTCGTAAAGGCGATGGGCGCCGAGGCGTTGTCGTAATTGATCCGTCACAGAGGCTCGACGAAGCGCTGCTACGCACGTCCGACAGGTACAAGTTTGCTGGCGTGGCCATGGTTGGCGATCCGATGAACACCGCGATCAGCAGTGCAGTCGTTCAACTGGCGGACAGCCTTGGGATGTTCATTGCCGAGGTGGGCAATCCTTCGCATGATGGAGCGCGCGGTCGTGCCTGA
- the lpxB gene encoding lipid-A-disaccharide synthase — protein MERAVVPDNAMRNPNALKIFLVAGEHSGDALGGKLIAALGQRHEGKIAFAGVGGEDMAQEGFTSLFPIEDVAVMGPMSILPRLPRILRRVYQTVDAALAFVPDAVVIIDSPEFTHPIAKRIRKRAPGIPIIDYVSPSVWAWRPGRAKRMRRYIDHVLALLPFELEAHARLGGPSCTYVGHPLIEKLDDIEGADGAALSRRLGLASEKPVLLVLPGSRTSEVARLIDVFGEAVGRVSAKYPIEVVIPAVRHVRDLIVAKTATWAPKPHIVDAGTADKYAAMRLARAALAASGTVTLELALAQTPSVVAYKVDKLIANLRFLLKVPSVVLANLVLGKNVYPEYLQEACTAEALAAAILPLLDDTPERRAQLAALAGTPEKLRLASSSPSMAAADTVLSVISAQAGAGKSRRGGPM, from the coding sequence ATGGAGCGCGCGGTCGTGCCTGACAACGCAATGCGTAATCCGAACGCGCTCAAAATCTTTCTCGTGGCCGGTGAGCATTCGGGCGATGCGCTGGGCGGCAAGCTGATCGCCGCGCTCGGACAACGTCACGAAGGCAAGATCGCGTTCGCAGGCGTTGGCGGCGAGGACATGGCGCAGGAAGGCTTTACCTCGCTGTTTCCGATCGAAGATGTCGCCGTGATGGGGCCGATGTCGATCCTGCCGCGGCTGCCGCGTATCCTGCGGCGTGTCTATCAGACCGTCGACGCCGCGCTGGCATTCGTGCCCGATGCGGTCGTCATCATCGACAGCCCCGAGTTCACGCATCCGATCGCCAAGCGGATCCGCAAGCGCGCGCCGGGCATTCCGATCATCGACTACGTGAGCCCGAGCGTGTGGGCATGGCGTCCGGGGCGCGCCAAGCGCATGCGCCGTTACATCGATCACGTTCTGGCGTTGTTGCCCTTCGAGCTCGAGGCGCACGCGCGGCTCGGTGGCCCGTCCTGCACATATGTCGGGCATCCGCTGATCGAGAAGCTTGACGATATCGAGGGCGCCGACGGCGCAGCACTTTCACGACGGCTCGGCCTCGCTTCGGAAAAGCCTGTGCTCCTCGTGCTGCCCGGCAGCCGGACGTCCGAGGTCGCGCGATTGATCGACGTATTCGGCGAAGCCGTAGGGCGCGTCTCGGCGAAATATCCAATCGAAGTCGTCATTCCGGCAGTCCGGCATGTGCGCGACCTCATTGTGGCGAAGACCGCGACCTGGGCTCCGAAACCCCACATCGTCGACGCCGGAACGGCCGACAAATACGCGGCGATGCGGCTTGCGCGTGCGGCGCTGGCGGCCTCGGGCACCGTCACATTGGAACTGGCGCTGGCGCAGACGCCGAGCGTCGTCGCCTACAAGGTCGACAAGCTGATCGCCAATCTCCGATTTCTGCTCAAGGTGCCGAGCGTCGTGCTCGCCAATCTCGTGCTGGGCAAGAACGTCTATCCGGAATATCTGCAGGAGGCGTGCACGGCTGAGGCGCTGGCCGCCGCCATTCTACCGTTACTCGACGATACGCCGGAAAGACGAGCGCAGCTTGCGGCCCTTGCCGGGACGCCCGAGAAGCTTCGTCTTGCTTCATCGAGTCCCAGCATGGCCGCAGCAGATACGGTGCTTTCGGTGATCTCCGCTCAGGCGGGGGCGGGAAAATCGCGGCGCGGCGGACCGATGTAG
- the gltA gene encoding citrate synthase has protein sequence MNIQESNAAKGGEGPRKPNATLTIDNKQVELAVRAGSIGPDVVDVGNLFKQTGCFTYDPGFTSTANCKSAITYIDGDKGELLYRGYPIDQLAENTNFLAVCYLLLYGELPTNAEFINFRRTITNHTMVHEQMTRFFTGYRRDAHPMAVMVGTVGALSSFYHDSTDISDPEQREVASHRMIAKMPTIAAMTYKYAMGQPFIYPRNDLDYTSNFLQMCFAVPCEPYVVNPIISRALDRIFILHADHEQNASTSTVRLAGSSGANPFACIASGIACLWGPAHGGANEAALNMLREIGSVDRIPEFVKKAKDKNSGFRLMGFGHRVYKNYDPRAKVMQKTCHEVLDALGHGDDPLLKIALELERIALQDEYFIEKKLYPNIDFYSGITLRAMGFPVELFTVLFAVARTVGWIAQWKEMIEDPEQRIGRPRQLYIGPPRRDFPAPA, from the coding sequence ATGAACATTCAGGAAAGCAACGCGGCGAAGGGTGGCGAAGGCCCGCGCAAGCCGAATGCGACTCTGACGATCGACAACAAGCAGGTTGAGCTTGCCGTTCGCGCCGGATCGATCGGGCCGGACGTTGTCGACGTCGGCAATCTGTTCAAGCAGACGGGTTGCTTCACGTACGATCCCGGCTTCACGTCGACGGCAAACTGCAAGAGCGCGATCACCTATATCGATGGCGATAAGGGCGAGCTGCTCTATCGCGGCTACCCCATCGACCAGCTTGCAGAAAACACGAATTTCCTCGCCGTCTGCTATCTGCTGCTCTACGGCGAACTGCCGACCAACGCGGAATTCATCAACTTCCGCCGCACCATCACGAACCACACGATGGTGCACGAGCAGATGACGCGCTTTTTCACGGGCTACCGCCGCGACGCGCACCCTATGGCCGTCATGGTCGGCACCGTCGGTGCTCTCTCGTCATTCTACCACGACTCGACCGACATCTCCGATCCCGAGCAGCGCGAAGTCGCCAGCCATCGCATGATCGCCAAGATGCCGACGATCGCGGCGATGACCTACAAATACGCGATGGGGCAGCCCTTCATCTATCCGCGGAACGATCTCGACTATACGTCGAACTTTCTGCAGATGTGCTTCGCGGTGCCGTGCGAGCCGTATGTCGTCAACCCGATCATCTCGCGCGCGCTCGACCGCATTTTCATCCTGCACGCCGATCACGAGCAGAACGCTTCGACCTCGACGGTGCGTCTCGCAGGATCGTCCGGCGCCAATCCATTCGCATGTATTGCGTCCGGCATCGCATGTCTCTGGGGACCGGCCCACGGCGGCGCCAACGAAGCCGCGCTCAACATGCTGAGAGAGATAGGCTCCGTCGATCGCATTCCGGAGTTCGTCAAAAAGGCCAAGGATAAGAATTCCGGCTTCCGACTGATGGGCTTCGGCCATCGCGTTTATAAGAACTACGATCCGCGCGCCAAGGTGATGCAGAAGACCTGCCACGAGGTGCTCGATGCGCTCGGCCACGGTGATGACCCACTTCTGAAGATCGCGCTCGAGCTCGAACGCATCGCGCTGCAGGACGAATATTTCATCGAGAAGAAGCTTTACCCGAATATCGATTTCTATTCGGGCATCACGCTTCGGGCGATGGGCTTCCCGGTCGAGCTGTTCACGGTTCTCTTTGCGGTCGCCCGCACCGTCGGCTGGATCGCGCAGTGGAAAGAGATGATCGAGGACCCGGAGCAGCGCATCGGGCGTCCACGCCAGCTCTACATCGGTCCGCCGCGCCGCGATTTTCCCGCCCCCGCCTGA
- the gltX gene encoding glutamate--tRNA ligase: protein MAETATSNAPVVRFAPSPTGYLHIGGARTALFNWLYARGRNGKFLLRIEDTDRERNNEQAVAAILDGLAWLGLAWDGEAVSQFARAERHREVAAELLKRGAAYHCYASPAEIEAAREKAKAEGRPLIFLSPWRDRDPKDAPKDVKPVVRLKAPRDGETIVEDHVQGHVVFPNKDLDDLIILRSDGNPTYNLAVVVDDHDMGITHVVRGADHLTNAARQTQIYQNMGWAVPEFAHVPLIHGADGAKLSKRHGAQGVEEFRAMGYLPEALRNYLVRLGWSHGDDEIMSTEDLIRWFDIDGINKAPARLDFRKLDDLNGHYIRASSDDELARQVREMLPHLDFKSLNDAATDPKAPPRSDIALAREVLRQIPVASTGADLASRFAAKGWDTFLRAIPALKERSKTLTELVGGALFMVAERPVQLEDKAAKLLNAEGRTSNAAVHKILSAIGDSDWTAPILEARIKSHAEATGAKLGSIAQPLRAALTGRAVSPPVFDVLELLGREEALARISDAAAI, encoded by the coding sequence ATGGCTGAGACCGCGACATCCAATGCGCCCGTCGTTCGATTTGCGCCCTCCCCGACAGGCTATTTGCATATCGGCGGTGCGCGCACAGCGCTGTTCAATTGGCTTTATGCAAGGGGGCGGAATGGGAAATTCCTCCTACGCATCGAGGATACCGACCGCGAGCGTAACAACGAGCAGGCCGTCGCCGCCATTCTCGACGGCCTGGCATGGCTGGGCCTCGCATGGGACGGAGAAGCGGTCTCTCAGTTCGCACGCGCCGAACGTCATCGCGAAGTCGCCGCCGAGTTGCTGAAACGCGGCGCCGCCTATCACTGCTACGCGTCACCTGCGGAGATCGAAGCCGCACGAGAGAAGGCGAAGGCCGAAGGGCGGCCTCTGATCTTTCTCTCTCCGTGGCGCGATCGCGATCCCAAAGATGCGCCGAAGGATGTGAAGCCCGTGGTGCGTCTCAAGGCTCCCCGCGATGGCGAGACCATTGTCGAAGATCACGTCCAGGGCCATGTCGTATTTCCGAACAAGGATCTCGATGATCTCATCATCCTGCGCTCGGACGGAAATCCGACGTACAATCTCGCCGTTGTCGTCGACGACCATGATATGGGCATCACCCACGTCGTGCGCGGCGCCGATCACCTGACCAACGCGGCGCGCCAAACGCAAATTTATCAAAACATGGGCTGGGCCGTTCCGGAATTCGCGCACGTACCGCTGATCCACGGGGCCGACGGCGCCAAGCTCTCGAAGCGTCACGGCGCGCAAGGCGTCGAGGAATTCCGCGCGATGGGATATTTGCCGGAAGCGCTGCGCAACTATCTCGTGCGCCTCGGCTGGAGCCACGGCGACGATGAAATCATGTCGACCGAAGATCTTATCCGCTGGTTCGACATCGACGGGATCAACAAGGCCCCCGCGCGACTCGACTTCAGGAAGCTCGACGACCTCAACGGACACTACATTCGCGCTTCATCCGACGATGAGCTGGCTCGCCAAGTCCGCGAAATGCTGCCGCATCTCGATTTCAAATCGTTGAACGATGCGGCGACCGATCCGAAGGCGCCGCCACGTTCCGACATTGCGTTAGCGCGCGAAGTCCTGCGCCAGATTCCGGTCGCATCGACGGGAGCCGACCTCGCAAGCCGATTCGCAGCGAAAGGATGGGATACATTCCTTCGCGCTATTCCTGCACTGAAAGAGCGCTCGAAAACGCTTACCGAGCTTGTCGGAGGCGCACTGTTCATGGTTGCCGAGCGCCCGGTCCAGCTCGAGGACAAGGCCGCCAAGCTGCTGAATGCCGAAGGCCGCACTTCGAACGCAGCGGTGCATAAAATTCTGTCCGCCATCGGCGACAGCGACTGGACCGCGCCGATATTGGAAGCCCGCATCAAATCACATGCTGAGGCAACAGGCGCGAAGCTTGGCAGCATAGCGCAACCCCTGCGCGCGGCACTGACGGGACGCGCCGTTTCGCCGCCCGTCTTCGATGTCCTGGAACTCCTTGGCCGTGAAGAGGCGCTTGCACGGATTTCAGACGCGGCAGCCATATGA
- a CDS encoding ComEC/Rec2 family competence protein, translating into MSVNAGDLDAALIAAPQHRARSLALAFESEREQFFLWSPVCFGAGIAAYFALPVEPQLVMAFVPFALALIFRMASMRGSLPSAVLAGFVLAGVGFADAKLRVETVRAPVLTKTLRNAEISGTVTLVEVKYPRGQRLTIASPTIAGLAPELTPVVVRVRTMSSHSAAQPGDRVRLKATLSPPAKPALPGGFDYARTAWFDQVGAVGYAFAPPSIDERVDSGTLTVRYRRSIETFRQMIASRVRAALPGETGEIALALITGERGGISGATNNAFKNSGLFHILSISGLHMVIMAGAVFYSARLLLAAVPFFALRLPIKKIAAAIGILGALGYLAISGGAFATVRSALMILIIFGAVLIDRPALALRNVALAAFLILALYPESLLDAGFQMSFAAVTALIASHELLVSFLGTNSRPHPLARVVKFFGEIIASTLIASAAVAPFAAYNFHQSQQYAVLANMIAIPICNVIVMPAALGAMILMPFGLEWVALKPMGWGIEGMAWCANTVGALPGAVGHLQEIPTIAFALMLVGGLWLMLWQTRIRLPGASLVLLGLVATPWMPRPDVLIAQKGTLVAVRDASGKLSSLPAHGSKYDLERWLEYDGDGRTARDAQAGGAFNCDAVGCIAHVKGATVAVARHPAAVADDCLNADILILDDPKPSDCAVPTTVIDVFDRWRNGAYALYLGRDESSPEPRVRLETVAAHRGERPWSLLPQRKRPNASGDGASGASGLPKPRILGAPEASAVKASGDQAQSAGGPADKAKASEPRVSFDDDPGEIADTDEGHESQ; encoded by the coding sequence ATGTCCGTCAACGCGGGCGACCTCGATGCTGCGCTGATTGCCGCGCCCCAACACCGGGCGCGGAGCCTTGCGCTCGCGTTCGAATCTGAGCGGGAGCAATTCTTTCTCTGGTCGCCCGTCTGCTTCGGGGCCGGCATTGCGGCTTATTTCGCGCTGCCTGTCGAGCCGCAGCTCGTTATGGCGTTCGTTCCCTTTGCCCTTGCACTCATTTTTCGCATGGCTTCGATGCGGGGCTCGCTGCCGTCGGCCGTGCTCGCAGGTTTCGTGCTTGCCGGAGTGGGGTTCGCCGACGCGAAGCTGCGCGTCGAAACGGTGCGGGCGCCGGTGCTGACGAAGACGCTGCGTAATGCCGAGATCTCCGGAACCGTGACGCTCGTCGAAGTCAAATATCCGCGCGGCCAGCGGCTGACCATCGCATCTCCGACGATTGCCGGGCTCGCGCCTGAATTGACACCAGTCGTCGTGCGGGTTCGAACGATGTCGTCGCATTCTGCCGCGCAACCCGGTGATCGCGTGCGACTGAAAGCGACGCTGTCGCCGCCCGCAAAGCCCGCGTTGCCGGGAGGCTTCGATTATGCGCGGACCGCCTGGTTCGACCAGGTCGGGGCAGTCGGCTACGCTTTTGCGCCGCCATCCATCGACGAGCGCGTCGATAGCGGGACGCTGACGGTGCGTTACCGGCGCAGCATCGAAACGTTCCGCCAGATGATCGCATCGCGCGTTCGCGCGGCGCTGCCCGGCGAAACGGGAGAGATTGCATTGGCGTTGATTACCGGCGAGCGCGGAGGCATCAGCGGCGCGACGAACAACGCGTTCAAAAACTCCGGTCTCTTTCACATCTTGTCGATTTCCGGCCTGCACATGGTCATCATGGCGGGCGCCGTGTTCTATTCGGCGCGGCTGCTCCTCGCTGCCGTTCCGTTTTTTGCGTTGAGGCTGCCGATCAAGAAGATCGCTGCGGCGATCGGGATCTTGGGCGCGCTCGGCTATCTCGCGATTTCAGGTGGGGCCTTTGCGACGGTCCGTTCGGCGCTGATGATTCTCATTATCTTCGGCGCGGTTCTGATCGACCGCCCGGCTCTGGCACTCAGAAACGTCGCGCTTGCCGCGTTTCTTATCCTGGCACTCTATCCCGAAAGTCTGCTCGACGCGGGGTTTCAGATGTCGTTCGCGGCGGTGACGGCGCTCATCGCGTCACACGAACTGCTTGTCAGTTTTCTTGGAACCAACTCGCGGCCGCACCCTCTCGCACGCGTCGTAAAGTTCTTCGGTGAGATCATTGCGTCGACACTGATCGCCAGCGCCGCCGTCGCGCCGTTTGCCGCCTACAACTTCCATCAGAGCCAGCAATACGCTGTGCTGGCGAATATGATCGCCATTCCGATCTGCAATGTCATCGTGATGCCTGCGGCGCTCGGGGCCATGATTCTGATGCCGTTTGGACTCGAGTGGGTCGCGCTGAAGCCGATGGGCTGGGGCATCGAGGGGATGGCGTGGTGCGCGAACACGGTCGGTGCGCTTCCAGGAGCGGTCGGGCACCTGCAGGAAATTCCGACGATCGCTTTTGCGCTGATGCTCGTTGGAGGTCTGTGGCTGATGCTCTGGCAAACGCGCATTCGGCTCCCGGGCGCGAGTCTTGTCCTTCTTGGTCTCGTCGCAACGCCCTGGATGCCGCGGCCGGACGTGCTCATCGCGCAGAAGGGGACGCTCGTCGCGGTGCGCGATGCTTCGGGCAAGCTTTCTTCGCTCCCGGCGCATGGGTCAAAATACGATCTCGAGCGCTGGCTCGAGTATGACGGTGATGGGCGGACGGCGCGCGATGCGCAGGCAGGCGGGGCATTCAATTGCGATGCAGTCGGGTGTATCGCGCACGTCAAGGGCGCGACTGTTGCTGTTGCGCGCCATCCGGCAGCTGTGGCGGACGACTGCCTCAATGCCGATATTCTGATCCTCGACGATCCCAAGCCGTCGGACTGTGCGGTTCCGACGACCGTGATCGATGTCTTCGACCGATGGCGCAATGGCGCTTATGCACTTTATCTCGGTCGGGATGAGAGCAGCCCGGAGCCGCGCGTCCGGCTCGAGACGGTCGCGGCGCATCGCGGCGAGAGACCGTGGAGCCTTCTTCCGCAGCGGAAGAGGCCGAACGCCTCGGGAGATGGAGCTTCGGGTGCAAGCGGCCTGCCGAAACCGCGTATCCTCGGAGCGCCGGAGGCGTCAGCTGTCAAGGCTAGCGGCGATCAGGCGCAAAGTGCCGGGGGTCCTGCCGATAAGGCGAAGGCGTCCGAGCCGCGCGTTTCGTTCGATGACGACCCAGGTGAAATCGCCGATACGGACGAGGGACACGAGTCTCAGTAA
- the lexA gene encoding transcriptional repressor LexA, with protein sequence MLTEKQKDLLLFIHGRMQERGVPPSFDEMKDALDLRSKSGIHRLITALVERGFIRRLPHRARAIEVIKLPENQGVGGSAVAPIAPQRGFQPSVIAGTGPKPNVAPPPSHVIDARTVSIPVMGRIAAGTPISAIQNHTHDIAVPPDILTSGEHFALEVKGDSMIEAGIHDGDTVIVRRCNTAENGDIIVALVEGEEATLKRLRKKGSTIALEAANPEFKTRIFGPDQIDIQGRLVGLLRRY encoded by the coding sequence ATGCTTACGGAAAAACAGAAAGACCTGCTGCTCTTCATCCATGGCCGCATGCAGGAGCGCGGCGTGCCGCCATCCTTCGACGAAATGAAGGATGCCCTCGATCTCCGCTCGAAATCCGGCATTCACCGGCTGATCACGGCGCTCGTGGAGCGGGGCTTCATTCGCCGCCTGCCGCATCGCGCTCGCGCCATTGAAGTCATCAAGCTACCGGAAAACCAGGGCGTCGGCGGGTCGGCCGTTGCGCCAATCGCACCGCAGCGCGGTTTTCAGCCGAGTGTCATCGCGGGAACCGGCCCAAAGCCGAATGTGGCACCACCACCCTCACACGTCATTGATGCGCGCACCGTGTCCATCCCTGTCATGGGCCGCATCGCCGCGGGCACGCCGATCAGCGCCATTCAGAACCATACGCACGACATTGCCGTTCCACCCGACATCCTGACGAGCGGCGAGCACTTCGCCCTTGAAGTCAAAGGCGATTCGATGATCGAGGCGGGCATCCACGACGGCGATACGGTCATCGTGCGCCGCTGCAATACGGCCGAGAACGGCGACATCATCGTCGCTCTCGTCGAAGGTGAGGAAGCGACGTTGAAGCGGCTTCGCAAGAAGGGCTCGACGATCGCGCTCGAAGCCGCCAATCCCGAATTCAAGACACGCATCTTTGGCCCCGACCAGATCGACATCCAGGGACGCCTCGTGGGATTGCTGCGCCGTTACTGA
- the pdxH gene encoding pyridoxamine 5'-phosphate oxidase, translated as MSEATNIPDNGGTADFSAADDPFALFHAWMAEAEKSEINDPNAMAVATVDQSGLPNVRTLLLKGVDDASSAERGFVFYTNFESAKGQELLANPKAALLFHWKTLERQVRVRGAVSLASHEEADAYYATRPTLSRIGAWASQQSRPLSSRDVFEAKIQHYEKKFSDGSIPRPPYWSGFRLVPTEIEFWASRPFRLHDRIVFRRDAPHDSWHKTRLYP; from the coding sequence ATGAGTGAAGCGACGAACATTCCCGATAACGGCGGCACAGCGGATTTCAGCGCGGCCGATGATCCCTTTGCGCTCTTTCACGCCTGGATGGCGGAGGCGGAAAAATCCGAAATCAACGATCCTAATGCGATGGCCGTCGCGACGGTCGATCAGTCGGGATTGCCAAATGTCCGCACGCTGCTGCTGAAGGGCGTGGACGACGCTTCGAGCGCGGAACGCGGCTTCGTTTTCTACACGAATTTCGAGAGCGCAAAGGGACAGGAGCTGCTCGCCAATCCGAAGGCTGCGCTGCTGTTTCACTGGAAGACGCTTGAGCGGCAGGTGCGCGTGCGAGGCGCCGTTTCGCTGGCGTCGCATGAGGAGGCCGATGCCTATTACGCCACGCGTCCGACGTTGAGTCGGATCGGCGCTTGGGCATCGCAGCAGTCGCGCCCGCTCTCGTCGCGCGACGTGTTCGAGGCCAAAATCCAACATTATGAGAAAAAGTTTTCCGACGGCTCGATTCCGCGGCCGCCCTATTGGTCGGGCTTTCGACTCGTCCCGACGGAGATCGAGTTCTGGGCGAGCCGGCCGTTCCGCCTGCACGACAGGATTGTTTTTCGCCGCGACGCACCGCACGATTCCTGGCACAAGACACGCCTCTATCCCTAG